A window of the Ipomoea triloba cultivar NCNSP0323 chromosome 14, ASM357664v1 genome harbors these coding sequences:
- the LOC116004651 gene encoding uncharacterized protein LOC116004651: protein MGEDVMEHNNGVKEKNKEKVAENSKQKLIKLRGTNRPMKMAKVASEGERKKLSKENASIGEGKVGRNELTSKGITRQETKKVASKKVALQGKDVPGTFHRIKSSRKPEMGMIFMCNSETKRDCYRYKVLGLPENRRELVGNVHKGMVLFLYDVDLKLMYGIYKAAGPGGYNIEPNAFNSQFPSQVRFKVLDRCKPLAEENFRKAIQKNYFTRSKFGCKLTSEQVQDLCKIFRAASRRSSGKAVQKDRIREHGVGYNKRRAAVEEPRYHRHPYGYERDGVAFREAQVRRFPATSHSYAHERNAETDTYRRRPSAKARDDSFRHDRVEEPWEAYEQDLLLDQHRYYRQEAVPECHTSYRRDGMMDRDDLHPFDFNPRWDDDDDDDDDEIRNHRSYDHYSSYRECSSYRDPDYRMTPPERLSGEYSPASYRSPKYRSGSGPLPEYRNADLLPEYRVSPALWRSRR from the exons ATGGGAGAGGATGTGATGGAGCACAATAATGGTGTGAAGGAAAAGAATAAAGAGAAAGTAGCGGAAAATTCAAAGCAGAAGCTTATTAAGTTAAGAGGCACAAACAGACCAATGAAGATGGCTAAAGTGGCCTCTGAAGGTGAGAGGAAGAAGCTCTCAAAGGAAAACGCCTCCATTGGTGAAGGTAAGGTGGGCCGAAACGAATTGACTTCTAAAGGGATAACTAGGCAGGAAACAAAGAAAGTGGCCTCAAAGAAGGTAGCTTTACAAGGCAAAGATGTGCCTGGTACGTTCCATAGGATAAAGTCCTCGAGGAAACCTGAGATGGGGATGATCTTCATGTGCAACTCGGAAACAAAGAGGGACTGCTACCGCTATAAGGTTCTAGGATTGCCAGAAAACAGGAGAGAACTAGTGGGAAATGTGCATAAAGGAATGGTACTGTTTTTATATGACGTTGATTTGAAACTAATGTATGGGATCTATAAAGCTGCTGGACCTGGTGGGTATAACATTGAACCCAATGCTTTTAACTCTCAGTTCCCATCTCAG GTACGGTTTAAGGTCCTGGATCGTTGCAAGCCCTTGGCTGAGGAAAATTTTAGAAAGGCgattcaaaagaattatttcacCCGGTCAAAGTTTGGTTGCAAATTGACGTCTGAACAG GTCCAGGACCTGTGTAAGATTTTCAGAGCTGCTAGCCGAAGATCTTCAGGCAAGGCAGTGCAGAAAGATAGGATTAGGGAGCATGGGGTTGGCTATAACAAGAGGCGAGCTGCAGTGGAGGAGCCACGATATCATCGGCATCCTTATGGCTACGAAAGGGATGGGGTTGCGTTTCGAGAGGCTCAAGTGCGTCGGTTTCCAGCTACATCTCACTCATATGCCCATGAGAGGAACGCAGAAACCGATACTTACAGAAGGCGCCCATCAGCAAAAGCCCGTGATGATTCTTTTAGGCATGACCGGGTGGAAGAACCGTGGGAGGCTTATGAGCAGGACCTGTTGCTAGACCAACACCGTTATTATAGACAAGAAGCTGTACCAGAGTGCCACACTTCTTACAGACGGGATGGAATGATGGACCGCGATGACCTTCACCCCTTTGATTTCAACCCGAGGtgggatgatgatgatgatgatgatgatgatgagatcaGGAACCACAGAAGCTATGATCACTATTCTTCATACCGTGAATGCTCATCATACCGCGATCCTGATTACCGAATGACTCCTCCAGAACGTTTATCGGGTGAATACAGCCCTGCATCATATCGTTCGCCCAAGTACCGTTCCGGTTCAGGACCCTTGCCTGAATACCGCAATGCTGACTTGCTGCCGGAGTATCGTGTGTCCCCTGCCCTGTGGCGTAGCCGGcgttag
- the LOC116005030 gene encoding PGR5-like protein 1B, chloroplastic, with protein sequence MAGTCSRVTPHVIGSTVAELSRTSRAVALLPVRISARSHGVSTCDESEIPQGPSCIFVGPIETASQETLEALYCQARDSYYSGSPLIVDDMFDRVELKLRWYGSQYVVKYPRCSLRRQSTYADAEEDASQVFALASIWLLILGLGGSVCLVPIIYTIGQAYQDAFSSAMPYTSQASSLQFLTVLNGVLYMVLGSIIGYPIASASAGALQGLWKNDTVALKGACPNCGEEVFAFVRSNQPNQSPHRAECHVCESLIEFRTKVKSTSGPGQRWVYGRVYLIRQKRSRRQR encoded by the exons ATGGCTGGCACTTGCTCTCGGGTCACTCCTCACGTAATCGGGTCTACAGTCGCCGAACTATCCAGGACCTCCCGCGCCGTGGCTCTGCTTCCCGTTCGGATATCCGCCCGGAGCCACGGCGTCTCTACTTGCGACGAGAGCGAGATTCCTCAAGGTCCGTCGTGTATATTCGTCGGACCTATAGAGACAGCTAGTCAAGAGACGCTAGAAGCTCTTTACTGCCAA gCTCGAGATTCGTATTACAGTGGCTCACCTCTAATAGTTGATGATATGTTTGATAGAGTGGAG TTAAAACTACGTTGGTATGGTTCACAGTATGTTGTCAAGTACCCTCGCTGCAGTCTAAGGCGCCAGTCAACTTATGCTGATGCAGAG GAGGACGCATCACAGGTTTTTGCACTAGCAAGCATATGGCTCCTGATTCTTGGTCTTGGTGGTTCAGTTTGTCTTGTGCCCATAATATATACTATCGGTCAAGCTTATCAAGATGCATTCAGTTCAGCAATGCCCTACACTAGTCAAGCATCCTCGCTGCAGTTTCTTACCGTGCTTAATGGTGTACTTTACATGGTATTAGGATCCATCATAGGGTATCCCATTGCTTCAGCGTCTG CTGGAGCACTTCAAGGGCTTTGGAAAAATGACACGGTTGCACTTAAAGGGGCGTGCCCAAACTGCGGTGAGGAG GTGTTTGCTTTTGTGAGATCAAATCAGCCCAATCAATCTCCCCACAGAGCAGAGTGTCATGTATGTGAGAGCTTAATAGAATTTCGCACCAAGGTTAAG TCCACCTCGGGACCTGGGCAGAGATGGGTTTATGGCCGTGTTTACTTGATTCGGCAGAAGAGAAGTAGAAGGCAAAGATAG
- the LOC116005029 gene encoding telomere repeat-binding protein 2-like translates to MVLQKRLDYGFNGYRVPPMPRSTRSARKRGVNWRKAEDGQMCAFDLLATVAGKLLLEGESSSQSLEKDSVDREKQSLEKDSVDREKCNDDRIMQEKPGNRGSCERNFFLSELVSQAPVFSNFSYELPNARNDSLSPKSVITTSDSSDKFAPVEQLVNSGSKLEPGNGCVSGCKVFSSCKLGTGVAKPRKHEVLNNGKVSSDTKAGMCSSSAVLWDRKPSSTFVCSDNSVKLTLSKDHIPCGSFPASRGNVKLGNRDDDENSSVCTQPSTANKAFEPALPRIGDQRIRKSLASEYCEVNPKSNDEERRNADVETKPALGNKKNNLKCERSLRDYPFKKRKLYDCSSVSNSNSDRAISNEGNCSSHTKGYTEDASNYTPPTAQKTAGTSTSAPGGCAFFRTGDSQVKLRIKSFRVPELFIEVPETSTVGSLKRTVMEAVTAILGGGLHVGVLFQGKKIRDDNKTLLQTGISREDKPDTLGFSLEPIPPKASSPPPCPEERPYLLSCDTPQPLRRYSPSRSMVHNVVQQGPAETLRDSPGTNLINFIESDHDSAPSPPDTSLDKSAAAEDSRALVPVPAVNMEPNHDVVLARKPKRSEAAQRRIRRPFSVSEVEALVQAVEKLGTGRWRDVKLRAFDNAKHRTYVDLKDKWKTLVHTARISPQQRRGEPVPQELLDRVLIAHAYWSQQQAKQQMKQQAETCLLL, encoded by the exons ATGGTGTTGCAGAAGAGATTGGATTATGGATTTAATGGCTATCGGGTGCCTCCTATGCCTCGATCGACCAGATCAGCTAGG AAGAGAGGCGTCAATTGGAGAAAAGCCGAAGATGGCCAGATGTGTGCGTTTGACTTGTTAGCTACCGTTGCTGGAAAGTTACTACTGGAAGGAGAAAGCTCGTCGCAGAGTCTCGAGAAAGATAGTGTTGATAGGGAAAAGCAGAGTCTCGAGAAAGATAGTGTTGATAGGGAAAAGTGTAATGATGATAGAATAATGCAAGAAAAACCGGGCAATCGAGGTAGTTGCGAAAGGAATTTCTTCCTGTCTGAGCTTGTCTCGCAGGCGCCTGTGTTTAGTAACTTCTCGTATGAGCTTCCAAATGCTCGGAACGATAGTTTGTCGCCTAAGTCTGTAATAACGACTTCTGATAGCTCTGACAAGTTTGCTCCCGTGGAACAATTGGTCAATTCGGGAAGCAAGCTCGAGCCTGGAAACGGGTGTGTGTCGGGCTGCAAAGTCTTTTCTAGTTGTAAATTAGGTACTGGAGTTGCGAAACCTAGAAAACATGAGGTGTTAAATAATGGTAAGGTTTCGAGTGATACTAAGGCTGGTATGTGCAGTTCAAGCGCCGTTCTTTGGGATAGAAAACCTTCGTCTACTTTTGTATGTTCTGACAATAGTGTAAAGTTAACTTTGTCGAAAGATCACATTCCTTGCGGATCTTTTCCCGCGAGTCGGGGTAATGTAAAATTAGGTAATAGAGATGATGACGAAAACTCTTCCGTGTGCACTCAACCTAGCACCGCAAATAAGGCATTTGAGCCAGCTCTGCCTCGTATTGGCGATCAAAGGATCAGGAAATCGTTGGCATCTGAGTACTGTGAAGTTAATCCGAAATCGAACGATGAGGAACGTCGAAATGCCG ATGTTGAAACGAAGCCTGCTTTGGGCAATAAGAAGAACAATCTCAAATGCGAAAGGTCTCTTCGAGATTACCCCTTCAAGAAAAGGAAGCTCTATGATTGTAGTTCGGTGTCCAATTCCAATTCCGACAGAGCTATAAGTAACGAGGGAAATTGTAGCTCTCATACAAAGGGCTACACAGAGGATGCTTCTAATTATACTCCTCCAACAG CCCAAAAAACAGCGGGGACATCAACCTCTGCTCCCGGTGGGTGTGCGTTCTTTAGGACCGGTGATTCCCAGG TGAAGCTCAGAATTAAGTCTTTTAGGGTTCCCGAGCTTTTTATTGAGGTTCCAGAAACCTCAACCGTTGGTTCTTTGAAG AGGACAGTCATGGAAGCAGTGACGGCAATTCTTGGTGGCGGACTACATGTTGGCGTCCTTTTTCAGGGTAAGAAGATTAGAGATGACAACAAAACGTTATTGCAGACCGGAATTTCTCGTGAGGATAAACCCGATACTCTGGGTTTTTCGCTCGAACCCATTCCTCCTAAAGCTTCTTCCCCGCCTCCGTGTCCAGAAGAGCGTCCTTACCTACTTTCTTGCGATACACCTCAACCATTAAGAAG GTACTCGCCTTCTCGAAGTATGGTTCATAATGTTGTGCAACAGGGACCCGCTGAGACCCTCCGGGATTCTCCAGGAAcgaatttgatcaattttattGAAAGTGATCACGATTCTGCTCCGTCCCCTCCTGACACCTCGTTAGATAAAAGTGCAGCAGCAGAAGATTCGAGAGCGTTGGTTCCAGTTCCTGCAGTGAATATGGAGCCCAACCATGATGTGGTTCTGGCGAGGAAACCGAAGCGATCCGAGGCTGCACAACGCCGAATTCGTCGACCTTTCTCTGTATCCGAAGTAGAAGCGCTTGTTCAAGCTGTTGAGAAGCTTGGAACCGGCAG GTGGCGTGATGTTAAGCTGAGGGCTTTTGACAACGCCAAACACAGGACCTATGTTGATTTGAAG GACAAATGGAAAACGCTAGTGCACACAGCGAGAATCTCCCCTCAGCAGAGGAGAGGCGAGCCGGTGCCCCAGGAGCTGTTGGACCGCGTCCTAATTGCTCACGCCTACTGGTCCCAGCAGCAAGCGAAGCAGCAGATGAAACAGCAGGCCGAGACGTGCCTTCTCCTCTGA